A region from the Candidatus Binatia bacterium genome encodes:
- a CDS encoding AMP-binding protein, translating to MAFSFSDVPFDMGSQIEARGLHPELGPRPFLHHGAKTWTYRRYRDESVRMAHFLLRRLGYIEEGRPGNVAMLLENHLELLSLYGGCAYAGLKLFGVNTGLRGETLAGVINQSRSRILIVDQRLQDEVMRIISDLETVPRENVLFLRSYQDQEVAGPDLMECVTNEIGPVEKELERPDVKVDPNEPLMVIYTSGTTGLPKGILNNHMKLLLIGMAVSSNLGLTENDIGYACMPLFHSNAMFLGFQPAFHVGGQLALRERFSASSFLPDVFRHGVTYWNYVGEPVHYVLGAISREYGGDEERILREVTNNPKNKLKYAVGNGAAAPDIEKFTKWLGLEDMFELYGSTEAAISTFRRKGDPRGSVGEITDPAVKILNEKGEECPPAILDADGKITNYAEAVGEICRCAPDTGLFQGYYDNPQANSSKYRDGVYHSGDLGHILIRDGKRYLFFDGRTDDWIRKDGENFSALQVARLIQEHDDIVLAAAYGVPCSVSDELVMVALKLREGATFDPQSFFDFCEAQVTGGGMDRKWFPDFVRIVDEFEYTQTEKILVRNLKKVHFDLNRLGDDARIYWRRRGDTTFHPFTRSAYEELRREFAEREKLDLLDR from the coding sequence ATGGCTTTCAGCTTCTCGGACGTTCCCTTCGACATGGGCTCGCAGATCGAGGCCCGGGGTCTGCACCCCGAGCTCGGCCCGCGCCCCTTTCTCCACCACGGCGCGAAGACCTGGACCTACCGGCGCTACCGCGACGAGTCCGTGCGCATGGCGCACTTCCTCTTGCGGCGCCTCGGCTACATCGAGGAGGGCAGGCCGGGCAACGTCGCGATGCTGCTCGAGAACCACCTCGAGCTGCTGAGCCTGTACGGCGGCTGCGCGTACGCCGGGCTGAAGCTCTTCGGCGTCAACACGGGTCTGCGCGGCGAGACGCTCGCGGGCGTCATCAACCAGTCGCGCTCGCGCATCCTGATCGTCGACCAGCGCCTGCAGGACGAGGTGATGCGCATCATCTCCGACCTCGAGACCGTGCCGCGCGAGAACGTGCTCTTCCTGCGCAGCTACCAGGATCAGGAGGTCGCGGGCCCCGATCTGATGGAGTGCGTGACCAACGAGATCGGGCCGGTCGAGAAGGAGCTCGAGCGTCCGGACGTCAAGGTCGACCCGAACGAGCCGCTGATGGTGATCTACACCTCGGGCACGACCGGGCTGCCGAAGGGCATCCTCAACAACCACATGAAGCTCCTGCTGATCGGCATGGCCGTGTCGTCGAACCTCGGGCTCACCGAGAACGACATCGGCTACGCCTGCATGCCGCTGTTCCACTCGAACGCGATGTTCCTGGGCTTCCAGCCCGCGTTCCACGTCGGCGGCCAGCTCGCGCTGCGCGAGCGCTTCAGCGCGTCGAGCTTCCTGCCGGACGTCTTCCGGCACGGCGTGACCTACTGGAACTACGTCGGCGAGCCCGTGCACTACGTGCTCGGCGCGATCTCGCGCGAGTACGGCGGCGACGAGGAGCGCATCCTGCGCGAGGTCACGAACAACCCGAAGAACAAGCTCAAGTACGCGGTCGGCAACGGCGCCGCGGCACCGGACATCGAAAAGTTCACCAAGTGGCTCGGGCTCGAGGACATGTTCGAGCTCTACGGCTCGACCGAGGCCGCGATCAGCACCTTCCGCCGCAAGGGCGACCCGCGCGGCTCGGTCGGCGAGATCACCGATCCGGCCGTCAAGATCCTCAACGAGAAGGGCGAGGAGTGCCCGCCGGCGATCCTCGACGCGGACGGCAAGATCACGAACTACGCGGAAGCCGTGGGCGAGATCTGCCGCTGCGCGCCCGACACCGGCCTCTTCCAGGGCTACTACGACAACCCGCAGGCCAACAGCTCGAAGTACCGCGACGGCGTCTACCACTCGGGCGACCTCGGCCACATCCTGATCCGCGACGGCAAGCGCTACCTGTTCTTCGACGGCCGCACGGACGACTGGATCCGCAAGGACGGCGAGAACTTCTCGGCGCTGCAGGTCGCGCGCCTGATCCAGGAGCACGACGACATCGTGCTCGCGGCGGCCTACGGCGTGCCGTGCTCGGTGTCGGACGAGCTGGTGATGGTGGCGCTCAAGCTGCGCGAGGGCGCGACCTTCGATCCGCAGAGCTTCTTCGACTTCTGCGAGGCGCAGGTCACGGGCGGCGGCATGGACCGCAAGTGGTTCCCGGACTTCGTCCGCATCGTCGACGAGTTCGAGTACACGCAGACCGAGAAGATCTTGGTGCGCAACCTGAAGAAGGTGCACTTCGATCTGAACCGGCTCGGCGACGACGCGCGCATCTACTGGCGGCGCCGCGGCGACACCACGTTCCATCCGTTCACGCGGAGCGCGTACGAGGAGCTGCGTCGCGAGTTCGCCGAGCGCGAGAAGCTCGATCTGCTCGATCGCTAG
- a CDS encoding enoyl-CoA hydratase: MEEQVLKVEKADGIATLTLNRPQAMNALSRALRRALIQTFGELATDPETRVVILTGAGRAFCAGLDLKELGGEAGDTAANETEAAISGGELVKTMARLEQPIIGAINGFAITGGFELALACDVLIASTEARFADTHARVGIMPGWGLSQKLSRTIGIYRAKELSLTGNYLSAQQAEAWGLVNRVVAPEELLPTCQALARDMLSCDPELLRAYKRVIDEGYAVTFADGMRIEAEASRAHASRVTPEAIAARRAKVQERGRAQSSGGGGARS, encoded by the coding sequence ATGGAAGAGCAGGTCCTCAAGGTCGAGAAGGCGGACGGCATCGCCACCCTGACGCTGAACCGTCCGCAGGCGATGAACGCGCTGTCGCGCGCGCTGCGCCGCGCGCTGATCCAGACGTTCGGCGAGCTCGCGACGGATCCGGAGACGCGCGTCGTCATCCTGACCGGCGCCGGGCGCGCCTTCTGCGCAGGTCTCGACCTGAAAGAGCTCGGCGGCGAGGCCGGCGACACCGCGGCCAACGAGACCGAGGCCGCGATCTCGGGCGGCGAGCTGGTCAAGACGATGGCCCGCCTCGAGCAGCCGATCATCGGCGCGATCAACGGCTTCGCCATCACCGGCGGCTTCGAGCTCGCGCTCGCCTGCGACGTGCTGATCGCGTCGACCGAGGCGCGCTTCGCCGACACGCACGCGCGCGTCGGCATCATGCCCGGGTGGGGCTTGAGCCAGAAGCTGTCGCGCACGATCGGCATCTACCGCGCGAAGGAGCTGTCGCTGACCGGCAACTACCTCTCCGCGCAGCAGGCCGAGGCGTGGGGGCTCGTGAACCGCGTCGTCGCGCCCGAGGAGCTGCTGCCGACCTGCCAGGCGCTCGCGCGCGACATGCTGTCGTGCGACCCCGAGCTGCTGCGCGCCTACAAGCGGGTGATCGACGAGGGCTACGCCGTGACCTTCGCGGACGGCATGCGCATCGAGGCCGAGGCGTCGCGCGCGCACGCGAGCCGCGTGACGCCCGAGGCGATCGCCGCGCGGCGCGCCAAGGTGCAGGAGCGCGGCCGCGCCCAGTCGAGCGGTGGCGGCGGTGCGCGCTCCTGA
- the bluB gene encoding 5,6-dimethylbenzimidazole synthase — protein MRAPDELLVPQEPFALAEDVRRAVYEVIRTRRDVRHFAPERDVDPEVLERILDAAHHAPSVGFSQPWGFVLVRDREQRARIRESFLRCRAREAERFRGERREKYLSLQLEGIVTAPLNVCVAVDLRPGDEAVLGTISQPEALRFSACCAVQNLWLAARAEGIGVGWVSIVEPAVLREELALPDGVEPVAYLCVGHPIAFRSQPMLEEVGWRPRRPLAEVVHENGRWRDR, from the coding sequence GTGCGCGCTCCTGACGAGCTGCTCGTCCCGCAGGAGCCGTTCGCGCTCGCCGAAGACGTTCGTCGCGCGGTCTACGAGGTGATCCGCACGCGGCGCGACGTGCGTCACTTCGCCCCCGAGCGCGACGTCGACCCGGAGGTGCTCGAGCGCATCCTCGATGCCGCGCACCACGCGCCGAGCGTCGGCTTCTCGCAGCCCTGGGGCTTCGTGCTGGTGCGCGACCGCGAGCAGCGCGCGCGGATCCGCGAGAGCTTTCTCCGCTGCCGCGCGCGCGAGGCCGAGCGCTTCCGCGGCGAGCGGCGCGAGAAGTACCTGTCGCTGCAGCTCGAGGGCATCGTCACCGCGCCGCTCAACGTCTGCGTCGCGGTCGACCTCCGTCCGGGCGACGAGGCCGTGCTCGGCACGATCTCGCAGCCCGAGGCGCTGCGCTTCAGCGCCTGCTGCGCGGTGCAGAACCTCTGGCTCGCGGCCCGGGCGGAAGGCATCGGCGTCGGCTGGGTGAGCATCGTCGAGCCCGCGGTGCTGCGCGAGGAGCTCGCGCTGCCCGACGGCGTGGAGCCGGTCGCCTACCTCTGCGTCGGGCACCCGATCGCGTTCCGCTCGCAGCCGATGCTCGAGGAGGTCGGCTGGCGTCCGCGGCGTCCGCTCGCGGAGGTCGTGCACGAGAACGGGCGCTGGCGCGATCGCTGA
- a CDS encoding GIY-YIG nuclease family protein, whose translation MTTAKGFSARIFIPSGEPEGLRIVEKSNWTGQGLVFPRAQYAGARKRPELGRTGVYILWGPGESGQLPRVYVGEGDVVQSRLDQHARQKDFWTHAAVFTSKDQNLNKAHVQYLEARLVELAAEAKRAELDNGNVPQRPALSEADAADAEGFLEDLLLCLPIVGINLFEKARAGATYSRELFLKAKGIEARGVDGSEGFVVRAGSRAVKTEVPSCHAYMVALRRSLLEQGVFALEGDAYRLTQDYTFNSPSTAAGVLLGRSANGRVEWKDAGGRTLKEIQEAETADLA comes from the coding sequence ATGACGACAGCGAAGGGATTCTCCGCCCGCATCTTCATCCCCTCCGGAGAACCTGAAGGACTGCGGATCGTCGAGAAGTCCAACTGGACCGGACAGGGACTGGTGTTCCCCCGCGCGCAGTACGCGGGGGCGCGCAAGCGACCAGAACTCGGCCGCACTGGCGTCTACATTCTCTGGGGACCCGGTGAGTCCGGGCAGTTGCCTCGCGTCTATGTGGGTGAAGGCGACGTCGTGCAGTCGCGCCTGGATCAGCATGCCCGACAGAAGGACTTCTGGACCCACGCCGCGGTGTTCACAAGCAAGGATCAGAATCTGAACAAGGCACACGTCCAGTACCTCGAAGCGCGGTTGGTCGAGCTTGCGGCAGAAGCGAAGCGCGCGGAGCTTGACAATGGGAACGTGCCGCAGCGACCGGCCTTGTCCGAGGCGGATGCCGCTGATGCAGAAGGATTCCTTGAAGACCTACTGCTGTGTCTGCCCATCGTGGGCATCAACCTGTTCGAGAAGGCCAGAGCAGGCGCCACGTATTCTCGGGAGCTGTTCCTCAAGGCGAAGGGGATCGAGGCACGCGGCGTCGATGGCAGCGAGGGCTTCGTGGTGCGCGCCGGATCCCGCGCGGTCAAGACTGAGGTTCCTTCCTGTCATGCCTACATGGTGGCACTCCGAAGGTCGCTGCTCGAGCAAGGCGTATTCGCACTCGAGGGCGACGCCTACAGGCTGACGCAGGACTACACGTTCAATTCACCGTCGACCGCCGCAGGGGTGCTGCTCGGACGATCGGCCAATGGCCGCGTCGAATGGAAGGATGCCGGCGGCCGCACGCTCAAGGAGATCCAGGAAGCAGAAACGGCCGACCTCGCTTGA
- a CDS encoding ATP-binding protein → MAYQRPQASVLARRLAERRRFIQVVAGPRQVGKTTLAQQVVEQAGMPAHFVSADEPTLRGAEWIAQQWDAGRLLGDGAVLVLDEVQKIPGWSETVKRLWDEDTRRRRALKVVLLGSAPLLIQRGLSESLAGRFEILYLPHWSAQEMQQAFGWPVEKSMFYGGYPGAAPLVDEPARWVRYVRDALIETTIARDVLLLTRVDKPALLRRLFELGCRYSGQVLSYTKMLGQLQEAGNTTTLAHYLDLLAGAGMLVGLPKFAGQAVRSRASSPKLQVLNTALFSALGDYTFDEARADREYWGRLTESAVGAHLANAAMAGECNLFYWRDRNREVDFVVRAGRRLTAIEVKSGRSTDTLPGMDAFAAAFKPQRKLLVGGDGIPIEEFLMHPVSHWIGP, encoded by the coding sequence ATGGCGTATCAGCGCCCCCAGGCTTCCGTCCTCGCCCGCCGGCTGGCGGAGCGGCGGCGTTTCATCCAGGTGGTGGCGGGGCCGCGCCAGGTGGGAAAGACCACGCTGGCACAGCAGGTGGTCGAGCAGGCCGGCATGCCGGCGCATTTTGTCAGCGCCGACGAGCCGACGCTGCGCGGGGCCGAGTGGATCGCCCAGCAGTGGGATGCGGGGCGGCTGCTCGGGGACGGCGCCGTGCTCGTGCTCGACGAGGTGCAGAAGATCCCCGGCTGGTCCGAGACGGTGAAGCGCCTGTGGGACGAGGACACCCGCAGGCGGCGGGCGCTGAAGGTCGTGCTGCTCGGCTCGGCGCCGCTGCTGATCCAGCGCGGCCTGTCCGAGAGCCTCGCAGGGCGATTCGAAATTCTCTACCTGCCACACTGGTCGGCGCAGGAGATGCAGCAGGCCTTCGGCTGGCCAGTCGAGAAGAGCATGTTCTACGGCGGTTACCCCGGCGCGGCGCCGCTCGTGGACGAGCCCGCGCGATGGGTGCGCTATGTGCGCGACGCGCTGATCGAGACCACCATCGCCCGCGACGTGCTGCTGCTCACCCGCGTGGACAAGCCGGCGCTGCTGCGGCGGCTGTTCGAGCTGGGGTGCCGCTACTCGGGACAGGTCCTTTCGTACACCAAGATGCTCGGCCAGCTCCAGGAAGCGGGGAACACCACCACGCTGGCGCATTACCTCGACCTGCTGGCTGGCGCAGGCATGCTCGTCGGCCTCCCCAAGTTCGCGGGGCAAGCGGTGCGCAGCCGCGCGTCGAGCCCGAAGCTGCAGGTGCTCAATACCGCGCTGTTCTCGGCGCTGGGCGACTACACCTTCGATGAGGCACGTGCCGACCGCGAGTACTGGGGCAGGCTGACGGAATCCGCGGTAGGTGCGCATCTCGCCAACGCCGCAATGGCCGGTGAATGCAACCTCTTCTATTGGCGCGACCGCAATCGCGAAGTGGATTTCGTCGTGCGCGCCGGCCGCCGGCTGACCGCCATCGAGGTCAAGAGCGGTCGCTCCACCGACACCCTGCCCGGGATGGATGCCTTCGCCGCGGCCTTCAAACCTCAGCGCAAGCTGCTGGTTGGCGGCGACGGCATTCCGATCGAGGAGTTCCTGATGCACCCGGTGAGCCACTGGATCGGCCCATGA
- a CDS encoding type I restriction enzyme endonuclease domain-containing protein, producing MAATHPQQDDETLKTIARELAATVKKNVTIDWTIRESVRAQLRVYVRRLLRKYGYPPDKQEKATQTVLQQAEVLSSAWAEAA from the coding sequence GTGGCAGCCACACATCCGCAACAAGACGACGAAACGCTGAAAACCATCGCGCGCGAGCTCGCCGCTACGGTCAAGAAGAACGTCACCATCGACTGGACGATCCGCGAGAGCGTGCGGGCGCAATTGCGGGTCTACGTGAGGCGACTCCTGCGCAAGTACGGGTATCCTCCGGACAAGCAGGAGAAAGCGACACAAACGGTTCTTCAGCAAGCAGAAGTGCTTTCAAGCGCCTGGGCCGAGGCAGCGTGA
- a CDS encoding APC family permease, producing MTRPPERPSPAPPTAPPHDDRHPHDRLERTLSLTDATLLVVSSVIGVGIFLTPGVVASSLPDPSLFLLAWALGGLLSLAGALANAELGAMYPHAGGDYVYLREAYHPAAGFLVGWLSFFVIYAGTVATLAIGFAEGLGPFVDLGRGGKVAVAVALTVVTSWVNYVGVRPGALVNNLSAALKVATLAGLGVVGWLFTPHVAPGAGTESFAPGDATLAGFGLAMSPVLFSYLGWNASVFVASEIREPQRNLPRSLFLGLGVCTALYLLLNALYLHALPMEVFAGEPRAGEAAAIALFGPLGGTVVAGLILLSILGCLNATILVGPRIAYAMALDGLFFAGSERVHERFRTPHVAIVAQAVTAIALILVLQGFPNVLNYTTFAIVLATIADTSALYALRWSRPTAQRPYRAWGYPVVPALYLVANVAIAVAMLLGRPLECAVALLVAASGLPFLAVFARRGALGRRRAR from the coding sequence GTGACGAGGCCCCCCGAGCGCCCCTCGCCCGCGCCACCGACCGCGCCGCCGCACGACGACCGCCACCCGCACGACCGCCTCGAGCGCACGCTGTCGCTCACTGACGCGACGCTGCTCGTGGTGTCTTCGGTGATCGGCGTCGGCATCTTCCTCACCCCGGGCGTCGTCGCGTCGAGCTTGCCGGATCCGAGCCTCTTCCTCCTCGCCTGGGCGCTCGGCGGGCTGCTGTCGCTCGCCGGCGCGCTCGCCAACGCGGAGCTCGGCGCGATGTACCCGCACGCGGGCGGCGACTACGTCTACCTGCGCGAGGCGTACCACCCGGCGGCGGGCTTTCTCGTCGGCTGGCTCTCGTTCTTCGTCATCTACGCGGGCACGGTGGCGACGCTGGCGATCGGCTTCGCGGAAGGGCTGGGGCCGTTCGTCGACCTGGGCAGGGGCGGCAAGGTCGCGGTCGCGGTGGCGCTGACCGTTGTCACGTCGTGGGTGAACTACGTCGGCGTGCGTCCGGGGGCGCTGGTCAACAACCTGAGCGCCGCGCTCAAGGTCGCGACGCTCGCGGGGCTCGGCGTCGTGGGCTGGCTGTTCACGCCGCACGTGGCACCGGGCGCGGGCACGGAGAGCTTCGCACCCGGCGACGCGACGCTCGCGGGCTTCGGGCTCGCGATGTCGCCGGTGCTGTTCAGCTATCTCGGCTGGAACGCGTCGGTGTTCGTCGCGAGCGAGATCCGCGAGCCGCAGCGCAACCTGCCGCGCTCGCTGTTCCTGGGTCTCGGCGTCTGCACCGCGCTCTACCTGCTGCTCAACGCGCTCTACCTGCACGCGCTGCCGATGGAGGTCTTCGCGGGCGAGCCGCGCGCGGGCGAGGCGGCGGCGATCGCGCTCTTCGGCCCGCTCGGCGGCACGGTGGTCGCGGGGCTGATCCTGCTTTCGATCCTGGGCTGCTTGAACGCGACCATCCTGGTCGGGCCGCGCATCGCGTACGCGATGGCGCTCGACGGCCTCTTCTTCGCGGGCTCCGAGCGGGTGCACGAGCGCTTCCGCACGCCGCACGTGGCGATCGTCGCGCAGGCGGTGACCGCGATCGCGCTGATCCTCGTCCTGCAGGGCTTCCCGAACGTCCTCAACTACACGACCTTCGCGATCGTGCTGGCGACGATCGCCGACACGAGCGCGCTCTACGCGCTGCGCTGGAGCCGTCCGACGGCGCAGCGTCCGTACCGCGCGTGGGGCTACCCGGTGGTGCCTGCGCTCTACCTGGTCGCGAACGTCGCGATCGCGGTCGCGATGCTGCTCGGACGTCCGCTCGAGTGCGCGGTGGCGCTGCTGGTCGCGGCTAGCGGTCTGCCGTTTCTCGCCGTCTTCGCGCGGCGCGGGGCGTTGGGTCGGCGGCGAGCGCGCTGA
- a CDS encoding thioesterase family protein: MTRSTFRHRVPFYETDAMGIVHHANYVRYLELARIAWMDEHDRPYREYIADGLHFSTTRVDLRYVRPACFDDVLEVTTWLDWVGGASLGMAYEITRDGVKIAEGITEHAMVDGSGRPRRIPLERRERLSALAADPTPRAARRRRETADR, from the coding sequence GTGACGCGCTCGACCTTCCGGCACCGCGTCCCGTTCTACGAGACGGACGCGATGGGCATCGTCCACCACGCGAACTACGTGCGCTACCTCGAGCTCGCGCGCATCGCCTGGATGGACGAGCACGACCGACCGTACCGCGAGTACATCGCCGACGGTCTGCACTTCTCGACGACGCGCGTCGACCTGCGCTACGTGCGCCCCGCGTGCTTCGACGACGTGCTCGAGGTGACGACGTGGCTCGACTGGGTCGGCGGCGCGTCGCTCGGCATGGCGTACGAGATCACGCGCGACGGCGTGAAGATCGCCGAGGGCATCACCGAGCACGCGATGGTCGACGGCAGCGGGAGGCCGCGTCGCATCCCGCTCGAGCGCCGCGAGCGGCTCAGCGCGCTCGCCGCCGACCCAACGCCCCGCGCCGCGCGAAGACGGCGAGAAACGGCAGACCGCTAG
- a CDS encoding DUF420 domain-containing protein, producing the protein MVQARNPALEPRDERSGDRTFYVFNAVVSVAALAFIAWILLVRTAAPPGEVDLRFMPAVNASLNALATVLLAAGWIAIRRRAIHVHKRLMVAAFAASALFLVGYLAYHYVHGDTRYQGEGLLRVVYFVVLITHVLLSMAVVPMALAAFWFAWRGQFARHARVTRILLPIWLYVSVTGVVIFFMLRGSVPSVP; encoded by the coding sequence ATGGTGCAGGCCCGCAACCCGGCGCTCGAGCCGCGCGACGAGCGGTCGGGCGACCGTACGTTCTACGTCTTCAACGCCGTGGTGTCGGTCGCGGCGCTGGCCTTCATCGCCTGGATCCTGCTGGTGCGCACCGCGGCCCCGCCGGGCGAGGTCGACCTCCGCTTCATGCCCGCGGTCAACGCGAGCTTGAACGCGCTCGCGACGGTGCTGCTCGCGGCGGGCTGGATCGCGATCCGACGCCGCGCGATCCACGTGCACAAGCGCCTCATGGTCGCGGCGTTCGCCGCCTCGGCGCTCTTCCTCGTCGGCTACCTCGCGTACCACTACGTGCACGGCGACACGCGCTACCAGGGCGAGGGCCTGCTGCGCGTCGTGTACTTCGTCGTGCTGATCACGCACGTGCTGCTGTCGATGGCGGTGGTGCCGATGGCGCTCGCCGCGTTCTGGTTCGCCTGGCGCGGGCAGTTCGCGCGCCACGCGCGGGTGACGCGCATCCTGCTGCCGATCTGGCTCTATGTCTCGGTCACCGGCGTCGTGATCTTCTTCATGCTGCGCGGCAGCGTCCCGTCCGTCCCGTGA
- a CDS encoding membrane dipeptidase, which translates to MPALGRSRLAWRDHRADPALWARELGVSREAVEIYLASDVIDLHVDSFIWTRVFGYDLRRRHGHGLFGARFYSQVDFPRAREAGLTGAIWVITTNPSRRAERRADVFLKNLRHLQSLFDSVPEDFAVVRNVAEYRRARAAGKHGAFIGIQGGNALDGSPDALDLIPDDLVVRITLVHLSSSSLGATSAPVDKRRDQGLTEAGRDYVRRMNEKRILVDLAHINRAGFFDAVAVHDRSLPIVVTHTGVAGVFRHWRNLEDDQLRAIADSGGTIGVMYHSPFLGDPWAGGRAETIVRHLAHIVDTVGEDFASLGSDWDGAINPPRDMPTVLELPRLVDLMLRRGWSAERIGKILGGNFLRVLEAVRG; encoded by the coding sequence GTGCCTGCACTCGGACGCTCACGGCTCGCCTGGCGCGACCACCGCGCCGATCCCGCGCTCTGGGCGCGCGAGCTCGGCGTGTCGCGCGAAGCGGTGGAGATCTACCTGGCGAGCGACGTGATCGACCTGCACGTCGACTCGTTCATCTGGACGCGCGTCTTCGGCTACGACCTGCGCCGCCGGCATGGACACGGGCTCTTCGGCGCGCGCTTCTACTCGCAGGTCGACTTCCCGCGCGCGCGCGAAGCGGGGCTGACCGGCGCGATCTGGGTGATCACCACCAACCCGTCGCGCCGCGCCGAGCGCCGCGCCGACGTCTTCCTGAAGAATCTCCGCCACCTGCAGAGCCTCTTCGACAGCGTGCCGGAGGATTTCGCGGTGGTGCGCAACGTCGCCGAGTACCGGCGCGCGCGCGCAGCCGGCAAGCACGGCGCCTTCATCGGCATCCAGGGCGGCAACGCGCTCGACGGCAGCCCCGACGCGCTCGACCTGATCCCCGACGATCTCGTCGTGCGCATCACGCTCGTGCACCTGTCGTCCTCGTCGCTCGGCGCGACCAGCGCGCCGGTCGACAAGCGGCGCGACCAGGGGCTGACCGAGGCCGGACGCGACTACGTCCGGCGGATGAACGAGAAGCGCATCCTCGTCGACCTCGCGCACATCAACCGCGCCGGCTTCTTCGACGCGGTCGCGGTGCACGACCGCTCGCTGCCGATCGTCGTCACCCACACGGGCGTCGCCGGCGTGTTTCGCCACTGGCGCAACCTCGAGGACGACCAGCTGCGCGCGATCGCCGACAGCGGCGGCACGATCGGCGTCATGTACCACTCGCCGTTCCTCGGCGACCCGTGGGCGGGCGGCCGCGCCGAGACGATCGTGCGCCACCTCGCGCACATCGTGGATACGGTGGGCGAGGACTTCGCGTCGCTCGGCAGCGACTGGGACGGCGCGATCAACCCGCCGCGCGACATGCCGACGGTGCTCGAGCTGCCGCGGCTCGTCGACCTCATGTTGCGCCGGGGCTGGAGCGCGGAGCGGATCGGCAAGATCCTGGGCGGCAACTTCCTGCGCGTCCTGGAGGCGGTGCGGGGCTGA